Genomic DNA from Myxococcota bacterium:
TCTCACATCCGCTCGGCATCGGCGAGCTTCGCCTGCGCAGCCTGTTCTCCTACGTCGACGGGGGGGCACCCGGCATCGACTCGGGGAATGGCCCCACCGCAGGGCAGGCGCTGGAAGCGCGCCGGCGCAACTGGTCCGCGCTGACCATCGCCGATTGGGAGGGCGTCGGCTTCCTGGAGGACACGCCGCTCCTCCGCGCGCATCACCGCTTCGAGGAACTGCGCTTCGAGAACCCCATGCCGGCACTCGGTGCCCCCATCGACACCCGCGCGCGCGTGCAGACCTACGGCGTCCAGGCGAGGGACGAGTGGGAGCCCCGGGTGCTCGGCAACGCACAGCACTTCCGCATCTTCGCCGACGGGACCCGGGACGAGCTGCGCGACGCCGACCAACGCAACCGACAACGCAACCGCGGCGGCGTCGGCACAGAGTCGACGCTGCGGGCGCTGAAGGAGCGTGTCGTCCTGTCCGCGAGTGTCCGCCTCGATGGCGCCGACGGCTTCCGCAGGGCTTGGCTCCCGAGCGGAGGCCTCGCTGTGACGCCCGTGCCTTGGCTCCGCCTGCGCGGAAACGTGTCTCGTGCGTACCGCGTGCCGAACTTCAACGAGCTCTTCCTGCCGGATCAGGGGTTCATCCGAGGCAACCCGAACCTCGAGCCCGAGGACGCGATCAACGCCGACGTCGGCGCGGAGTTCCTGCTCGAAGCGCTCGGTCCGCTGCGCCGGGTGCGTCTCCGTGCGGCGCTCTTCCGGCGCGAGATCGAGGAGTCGATCGTGTGGGTGCTGGTGAGTCCGTTCACCGTGGCGCCCATCAACACGGGCGATGCCACGGTCGAGGGAATCGAACTCTCCGGTTCGGTCTCCCTGTCACGTTTTCTCACGGTCTCAGCCCAGCACACGCACATCGATTCGGAGCGGGACGAGACCGGCAAGGAGCTCCCCGGACAACCCGAGTTCGAGACCTTCGGCCGGGTCGAGGTCGGCTTCCCGGACGTGGTGAAGCTCGTGGGCGAAGTGCAGGACACGGGCGAAATCCTCGTGAACGAGGGCGGCGGACGTCGCCTGCCCGCGCGCACGGTCTGGAACGCCAGTGTCTCGCTGAACCTCGCCGCCTGGTCTCCCCTGCAACGCTTCACGCGCGCACGCAGCCTGTGGGTCTTCTTCGAGATCGACAACATCGGCGACGTCGCCGTGCGCGACAGCCTCTCGTTTCCCCAGCCCGGACGGAACGCGAGCGCCGGCTTCGAGGCCCGCTGGTGAGGTGGGCCCTCCTCCAGCGCGCGCGGCCCGGCGCCGCCCTCGCCCTCGCTGCGCTCGTCGCACTCGGTTGTGAGGGATCCGGCAGCAGCGGCGGCGGACTCGAGGTCTCGAACGAGCCGATCGCGCCGAACTGCACCCCCTTTGCCTCCCAGTTCCCTTCCGGCATGGTGCTGCTCGCGTCGGGTCGCGCGATCGCCTCTCAAGATCGGCCGGAGGCACTGCTCTCCTTCGACCTCGAGGGCAATGCCCCGGCGCTCCGCGCTGTCGACACGATTGGACCCGACAGCGACCTCGACGGGGTGGACGACCGCCTTGGGAACCCGATCGGGCTGCCCATCGCCCCGCGCCTGGGAGAGCTCAATCTCGCGCCCGACGGCACCGCCCTGCTGTCGACCAGCAACTATGAGCAGGTGCTGCTGCGCTGGACGTCTCCACTCGGTCCGCGCCTGATCGAGATTGCGACGCCTCTGGGCCTCGACGTGTTCTACCCCGGACTCCCGGCGCCAGGCGGCTCCTCCATGCGCGCCGGGGTCTCGACCCTCGCCTGCGTGTCGCCGCCGGACCCCTTCGACTCCGGCGGCCAGGCGATCGGTGCCAGCTGCAATCCCAGCGCGCCGAGTTTCCTCACGAGCTTCACCGCGGGAGCGGCGGTCGTCGGCGGGCACCTGTTCGTCGCCACCTCGAACCTGGACGTCTTCGTGGACCGCTTCCGCCCCGGGACCGTGCTCGTCTACGACTGGGACGACACCGGTCCGCTGCTGCGCGT
This window encodes:
- a CDS encoding TonB-dependent receptor — encoded protein: MLARVRRRLRDGPLVVLLLGLPLAGTAQAPEEELRDEEPVGEIVVRGVRPGALPRVPTASSDIVETDDFEAENKTLAELLDGLSGVRVRRFGGRGEAAELSIRGSTANQVVLTLDGVPVNNALTGLADPNDYCLPQVERVAVTRGAGSSQVGSGAIGGVIDLTTRSTSDAPTTAVTFSGGAFDTYEGSIRHARPLGELGLQLGYCGLTTEGDFEFARPTQVVAGIPIEFEPDVATRLNNDRVRHGGNLALSHPLGIGELRLRSLFSYVDGGAPGIDSGNGPTAGQALEARRRNWSALTIADWEGVGFLEDTPLLRAHHRFEELRFENPMPALGAPIDTRARVQTYGVQARDEWEPRVLGNAQHFRIFADGTRDELRDADQRNRQRNRGGVGTESTLRALKERVVLSASVRLDGADGFRRAWLPSGGLAVTPVPWLRLRGNVSRAYRVPNFNELFLPDQGFIRGNPNLEPEDAINADVGAEFLLEALGPLRRVRLRAALFRREIEESIVWVLVSPFTVAPINTGDATVEGIELSGSVSLSRFLTVSAQHTHIDSERDETGKELPGQPEFETFGRVEVGFPDVVKLVGEVQDTGEILVNEGGGRRLPARTVWNASVSLNLAAWSPLQRFTRARSLWVFFEIDNIGDVAVRDSLSFPQPGRNASAGFEARW